Genomic window (Synechococcus sp. LA31):
TCGACGGTTTGGGCGATCCGCTGGAACATATAGCCCATACCCCGAGCTGTGAGGATCAGCTCGGGGTTTTCTGGATCGTGCTCGAGCTTGGCCCGCAGTCTGGAGATGTGCACATCCACCACTCGGCTATCAGAGGCGCGCTCAGGTTTGTAGCCCCACACCTTCTCCAGCATGTCGAGGCGGCTGATTGGCTCACCTGATCGGCTGATCAGTAGCTCCAGCAGATTGAATTCCATGCCGGTGAGACGGATGCGTTCATCGCTTCGGAATGCTTGGCGGCGGTTGAAGTCAACGATCAGATCACCCACGACCACGACATTGGCGGCCTTTCCGCCCGCTCCCCCTGCGGCACCATTGCCGGTGTTGGCCCGGCGCATCACACAGCGGATGCGCGCTTCAAGCTCCTTGGGGCTGAACGGCTTCACCATGTAGTCGTCAGCGCCGAGCTGCAGGCCGGTGATCCGATCCGCCACATCCCCCAGGGCGGTCAGCAGGATGATGGGAACTTCGGATTGAGCCCGAATCCGTTCCACCACCGCGAAGCCATCAAGCTCCGGCATCATCACGTCGAGCACCACAAGATCGGGCTCAAAGCCGCGGAAGATCTCCAAGGCTTCAGCGCCGTTTTTGGCCGCCAGCACCTCATGGCCCTGCATGGCCAGACGGGTTTCGAGGATGCGGCGGATATTGGCCTCATCGTCAGCCACCAGGATCTTGAGCCCTTCATCCCGGCTGGATTCACTGATCTGGGTCATTACTACACACCGTCTCTCCAGGCAGTGTCCCTTTGAAGCCAAGCGGAATGGGGTGAATCGGCTGAGGTTAGGGGCGACTGTTACATGGCAGCTCTGGCGCAACACCGGCACGGATATCCGTCATCTGGAGCACCCCCACTCGCTTCAAGGCACACCAGAATCATGGTGGGAACAGGGAAATAGACATGCAAGAGATGGTGTTCGAGCTTCTCAGTGATCAACCCGGGCATCTCCAGGCGCTGGAGCCCCGGTATCGGCTTCGCATCCAGGCCACCAACCTTGAGGAGCTGCAGCATGAGGCGCGTGAGGCCTTGATCGCCCAGTTCGGCCCTTCTCATGTGGCCTACAGGGTGAAGTTGCGTCGTTCGGTGCGGCATCAGACACATGGCCGCGCAGCGGCTGCCGGAACGACTGCAGTTTTCGGCTGATCGGGGCAAAATGGCAGCACTTCATGGTTCAGGCCTTGGCTCAGCCGGATCTGGTGCCGCTCTCCCAGCTGGAGAACGACCTGGGCATCAGTCGGGTCGACCTGTTGCTCTTGCTGCGGCGTTTGGGGATTCAGCCGATCCGGCGCGGCATGCGCACGTTGCTCAGCGCTGATCAGGCTGAACAACTGGCGGCTCACGTTGGTAGTGGTGCGTCGCTGGAAACGATCACGGCTGAACTGGTGCTGGATGAACCAGGCCACGACAACCTGCCAGTGCCGGTGGGTGAGAGCTGGGGTGAAGCGGCCCGCTATGCCCAGTTGCGCCTGCTGCGCGAACGGCTTGAGATCCTGGAAACCCTGATGCGCAGCGGCATCGAGCTCGATAGCCGCCAGCTGTGCGATCTGCTGGAGTTGCGCCGTCTTCCGGCTGCTCAGCCATTGGATGACGGCTCGATGGGTTTTATCCGCTTGGGTCTCCAGTTTTCCCGCAGCCAGCGGCTGGGTCAGCGCAGCAGCTGGCGGATCGCCAAGATTTGAACACCATGGCCCAACATCCGGTCGCCTTTGGGGATCTGGGCCGAGGCCTACGGGCTTTGGTGTTTGGCACCGCAGTGATGGTGGTGGGGCTATTGGCCCAGCTGCACCCCGCTGAGGCACTCACCCTGTCGATCCTCTTCACCATGCTGGTGGATCTGTTGCGCATGGTGCAGGCCTCGCTGCGGCTAGATGCTCAGCGCACCAGACAGGTGTTCTCCACCTGGCAGCCGAATGGCAAGCGGCTGTTGCGCCGCACGGTGTTTCTGGCCTTCTTGAGCGTGTTGGTGCTCAGCTTCTGCGTGCATGATGTGAAATTAGGGCAGGGGCTGTTGCCGCCACCCTTGCGCGTCAGCTTGTTCTTTGCAGCACTATTTACCACTTGGCTGGAGTTGCATCTCAGCTTCGCGGTGTTTTACGCCAAAACATATTTTGCAGGTAATCCTGAGCCTGCAGCAGATGGCGATCAGGCTCAGGTGTTTATCTTTCCTGGCTCTGATGAGCCTCTGTTTACTGACTTTCTCTATGTTGCGTATTCGGTGGCTCTCACTTTTGCCATGAGCGATGTTGACCTTGAAGATGGCGTGGCCCGGCGCATTGTGCTCCTTCAGGCGATTGTGAGCTTCCTCTTCTATTCAACGATCTTTAGCATGGTCACCAATCTCATGGTGAGCTAGCTAGAAGGATTCGCGCGTATGGCTGCGGAAACTATTGATATTGCGCAGCTCCGCCAGGAGCAGGGGTATATCGGCCAAGAGCACTGTTTGCAGCGGGCTGATCGCCATCCCGGCTGTGGCCACCGATGACAGCATATGGGTGAGGCCGATCATGACGGCATTGCCATCAGCGGTGTCTTTTAATCTCCTGCTCAGTACTACCAACCTTGGCAGCCATTGGGGATCTCGGCTTAACGACAGATCGCAAAGCTTGTTGGTGAGCATCCCGGCCTCATCAAAATCAAGGCCGATGGCCACATCGGCTCTGGTCAAGGCGGGGAGGTCGTGGATCACATCACCCATGTAGCCCACCCGTTGGCCGCCAGCCTGGTATGCCTCCACCTTCTGCAGACGTTCGCTGGCCTCGGCTGGATCATTCACGGAGCGGCCCACCACTTCCACGGCAATGCCCAGCTGCTCCAGTTGCTGTTGTACTTGCTCCCAGTTCTGATTGGGGGTGCGTTGAAGGTTCACGGTGCCCAAACAGCGCTCGTTCTCACGGAATTCCAGGGGTTCCACCACCACGCCACGGCTCAGGCCTGAGGCCTCAGGTCGGCTGCCCATCACAACTTGCAGTTGGCGGCCGTCCTCAAGCTCAACCTGCCAGCCCTCTTGGTTGAGATCGTTTAGTTCAAGATGCTTCACCGGGATCGGATTGATCACGTTTTCCAGTTGCGCGTTCCACAGAGGCACGGTGCTGTCTTGCACCAGCCACTGCTGCACGCCGGCCAGGATCCGCACCAACTCGCCGCGGCGGAGCCCGCTATCGGGAGCGGGGGCTTCCATGATCTCGAGTTGAAGGAGCCGCTCCGCGCAGCTGTGGCTCACCAGCAGACGTTGGATCTGCCCCAGATCGCAGAACACATCCGGGTTGGCGATGTTGATCCCATGCAGACGCAGCTCGGTGGCCGCT
Coding sequences:
- the rpaB gene encoding response regulator transcription factor RpaB, whose amino-acid sequence is MTQISESSRDEGLKILVADDEANIRRILETRLAMQGHEVLAAKNGAEALEIFRGFEPDLVVLDVMMPELDGFAVVERIRAQSEVPIILLTALGDVADRITGLQLGADDYMVKPFSPKELEARIRCVMRRANTGNGAAGGAGGKAANVVVVGDLIVDFNRRQAFRSDERIRLTGMEFNLLELLISRSGEPISRLDMLEKVWGYKPERASDSRVVDVHISRLRAKLEHDPENPELILTARGMGYMFQRIAQTVDVA
- a CDS encoding DUF1345 domain-containing protein yields the protein MAQHPVAFGDLGRGLRALVFGTAVMVVGLLAQLHPAEALTLSILFTMLVDLLRMVQASLRLDAQRTRQVFSTWQPNGKRLLRRTVFLAFLSVLVLSFCVHDVKLGQGLLPPPLRVSLFFAALFTTWLELHLSFAVFYAKTYFAGNPEPAADGDQAQVFIFPGSDEPLFTDFLYVAYSVALTFAMSDVDLEDGVARRIVLLQAIVSFLFYSTIFSMVTNLMVS